The Acinonyx jubatus isolate Ajub_Pintada_27869175 chromosome B3, VMU_Ajub_asm_v1.0, whole genome shotgun sequence genomic interval CCACACCAGGGAGCCTTGATGCAAGGTTCGGGGCGTTCGGGGAGAAGCCCTGCTCGAACAGTCCTTTGTATAGGCCAATTCcgacaaaaatatatacaactaaAAGGATCTGTGAACCAAAGCATTTAACgacttccttttgtttcttttcctcaaagGTTGTCAAACAACCCTCTTTCTCCTGTACAATAGGACTTaacatacaaatttttttttgcaacattttatcctgccaaattaaaaaaatatattatggcagcctgtttgtttttgttttttttttctttttatttccaaattcacTAACAAAAAGGTACATTAAATCCCTTTAAAAGGACAAGCTTACAGTTAAAAAATTACAAGCTCCAGTAAAAATACAGCAAGTGCCTACATCATATGAACCAACCAATATATCCATTCCagagggggcaggaagagaaaaataaggtcaaggtcagaaatgtgatttttttttttctctgcaaagcAATAACAATATTAAGCACTTTTTTTCTACATACTTTTTCTACATGGTGTAGCAATCCCCTTTTAATCCCCAAATACAagtttctatacatttttttttgaaataaaaattcaacacccaagGCAGAAAAGAATTTACTAAAACTCCGACTTTACAGTTACTGTGACAAGAACAAATTTATAGACCCACCATTTAAGTTTTACTGCAAcattttcaaggaaaagaaaagggtttttttttttcttgttttgtaaaaTGCCCAGGCATTCTCAATTATTACAAATACTGGTCCACTTTTACAGTAAtcaagaaattttaatatatataatatatactaaaaCCCCGtcaccaaaagaaaacaatatacacGCAGCCactgtggcattttttttatAACCTATTAagcaaactttgaaaaaaaaaaatgatcgctccaacacacatacacacgatttttttttacccttgtATGTATCCAATACTGTAAACgtatttttaagacagagtgCACTAAatttaactttagaaaaaaaattagccattGTTCCTGAAttgttttcgtttgttttgtttttcattcaacgATATCAGCGTGTAACTTCTGTCACTTGAGTTTTAATTCAGCAGTAAATCACCTCCACGCCAAATCTAAGCAGCGTTGTCCCAAAAACAAAAGGGGTTGAGGATAATTCAGCTAAGGATGTCCACGGTTGTGCTgggtttatttcttcatttgattGGGTCCTTATGGCATTTTCACGTCCTCTATCTTCAgccaggatttttaaaatttaatctaatTAAAGGTAAAGGTGGCTTTGTTTGTATCTAAAGAATGTACTTTTCTTGTTTTACTCTTAAAAAGTCTTTtcgtttccaaaaaaaaaaaaaaaaggtttgcatTTGTCTCAAGAGACTCAAATAGGAAGATCAGTTTTCAAGGCACTCACGTCAAATTGAATGGCAGTAGAAAAACTgtccaataaattattttattttgttctttatagtgCCAGTATTGTGAATGCCATGCTTAGCAACACTGACACTCGATCTCAGCCGTCCCTTACAGTTTAACCCACCTCTGGGCCAGAGAGAAGAATATGCTGCAATTTCTTGTTTAGAAGCCATTTAatttaaatgcaaacaaaagctTTAAAGTGCGGGTCAACAGAATTCCAATGTCTAATCTTAACAGTCCAATGTTTAGTACCTTCCAACCTAatgggatagaaaaaaaaaaaaatggaaagtagcGCTGGGCACCTTCGGATGGAACTCTTTTCCCTGCTTTTCCAGTAAAAGGGAACAGAAATTTGCAAGATTTTCCCCCCTGTCCGTACAATGTCATCAGTGTgcattaaatgagagaatactAACTTCTCTCAATTCACCTCGGCAGGGCACTTGTCTGCTTGAGACACGGTCAATTATCACTTGTAGCAACATAGGACTTGGGACTTTTTGTAGTGGGGgtgatagacagagacagagagagagagagagagagagagagagagaagccatcaAGCCAGAAGAAGCCTGAAAGAATACGGTGGCCTTCTTCCTGTGTCACTGCAGATCACCGTTTACCCAAAAAAAGGtaccctctgcccattttatgTAGCCTAATCTACAGCAAAGAGCCAAGACGGCACCCCAGGGCACACCCACACCCCAAAAAAAGGACAGTTATCTGCTGATGCCACACCACTGTAGAATGCTCTCaggccatccccccccccccccccgcagctctCAAAAACTGGCATTTCTCCGGCAGTGTGGAATTTTCAGGGTGGGGGCCCCCACCACTAAAACGTTTCCTTGTATAATGTAAAGGTTGCAGAAAAGGCCTCTGTTACTCAGGACATCATCAGTGCTACATCTCCATTCCAACTCTGAAGCAAAGTGCTACGACTTTAAAGATTGTTATCCGCTGTACatccaccccccccaaaaaaaacccaaaaaaccaacaaaaaacaaaaacaaaaaacaaaaaacaaaaaaaaaatgcatgccaCTTTTTATTTCAGGAccaaagaaggaattaaaaaaagtaaactttaaaagtcatttaaGTGTTGGCTTCTTCACAAGAAATTACACATGCTTAGcttaaatttcaaaaaagcagcgccctcccccccaaattataatttaaaagataagcTTCCCTTCTACACTGCTCGGGAGTCATTGCTCAGGCTACTactgggtttaaaaaaacaaacgaacaaacaaaaaaaaaacaaaaacaaaaacaaaaaaaaaaacaacgaaggGATGGATACCCAACAAAATCtcttaaaagaatttaaacacaaagaataataataaaaagtaccTGCACATgccaaaaaaattacaaaacccaataaatacagaaattattGCACAGTTAAAAGGCTCCACAATTTTTACTGCCTCCATCAACCCTCGGGTTTCCGTAGGACTTCGTAGACACAGGTTAGGTTGGAGCGCCGCCTCCCCCGGGGCCCCCGGGGACGcgcgggggttgggggtgggggcccggggcgggggggggggtgccgaaGTGGCGCAGACGCGGAGGCAAGTGTCAAGGTCAGCATTCTCGCGATTGGCAACGGTTCCACTGTACAGGTGCGGGGCGCCGGGGCCCCGCGCGCTTAGCTCCTCTCGGCCTGCTCGATTTTGACGTCGTTAGTCAGCAAGTGCTCCCCGTgccactttttcatgtgtttctccAGGGTGCTGTAGACACTGAAGGGCATCTGGCAGATGTCGCAGCGGTACACCTCCTTGCCGATCTGCCCGTGCGTCTTCATGTGGCGCGTGAGCTTGCTGCTCTGCGCGCACGCGTAGTTGCACAGCTCGCACTTGTAAGGCCGCTCGCCGGTGTGGCTCCGCCGGTGCACCGTCAGGTTGCTGCAGTTCTTGAACACCTTGCCGCAGTACTCGCACGTGTCGCTGCGGCGGCCCTCCTTGGAGCTCGGCCGCCCGGGGCCCGGGCCGCCCAGGTGCGGCGTGCTGCCGCCGCTGGCCGTGCCGCTGCGGCCCGACAGCCCGCCGTCCAGCAGGTCCCCGGGCGGCGTGGAGAAGCGCAGGCTGCCGTTCTCGGACGAGTGCTCGGACGACGTGGCGAAGGGCGACTGGCGCGCGTCCGTGAAGCCCAGGAAGGGGTCCTTCATGAAGTGCCGCGACGCCGCGTAGCCCACGAGCCACTGCGAGTACACGTTCTCGGACGGGATGAGCGTGGCGGGCGGCAGCTCCAGGTCCTTCTCCACCTTGATGCGCTTGGCGGCGCTGTTGAGCCCGGGGCTGGGCAGCGGCGCCGGCTTGCGCGGGAACAGGCCCGGGAAGGGCTCGGCGCCCGGCGCGAAGCCGCCGCCGCGCCCGTTGACCGCGCCGCCCGGGCCCGCGTCGCCGCAGCCGCCCGCGTCGTCGTCGTCGCCCGCGTCGCCGCCGCCCGGCGCGCGCTTCAGGAAGGCGCCGCGCTTGGGCTTGTCGGCCAGCAGCTCGCCGTACTGCGGCAGCGCGCCCAGCCCCACGTTCTCCATGACCTTGCCCAGCACCAGCGCCTTCTCGTCGGCCAGCGTCTTGGCCGCGCCGCCCACGCCGCCCGCGCCCGCCACCCCGGCCACCCCGCCGCCGCCGTTCTCGCGGTTGCGGCTCAGCTCCGAGTCCATGCTGAAGCTCGACTCCGGCCGGCTCTCGTTCTCCAGcagcagctcctcctcctcctcctcctcctcctcgtcctcctcctcggGCTCGTGGCCCAGCGACGGGTCGCTCTCGTGGTGGCGGAAGTCGCCGTCGGCCGCCTTGAGGCCCTCGCCGGCCAGCTCGCTGGTGCCGGGCTCCGGGGAGCTGGCGGCCGAGAGGCCGTCGTCGGAGCGGCCGGCCAGCGAGCCGGCCTTGTGCATGTGCGTCTTCATGTGGCGCTTGAGCTTGCTCGCCTGCGAGCACGCGTGGTCGCACAGCTGGCACTTGTagggcttctcgcccgtgtggCTGCGCCGGTGCACGATGAGATTGCTCTGGAACTTGAACGTCTTGCCGCAGAACTCGCACGACTTGCTCTTGgccggcggctgcggcggcggcgtgCCCCCGGGCGGCATGGGCGGCAGCGGCGGCGTGCTCAGGAACGGGGACTTGGGGCTGGGCTGGAAGGGGTTCAGGAGCCGGTGCATAGGGTTGCCGCGGCCCGGCGACACGGGCGGCGGCGTGGAGCTGTTGCCCGCCAGCTCGCGGAGCCGCCGCGAGAAGTCCATGGCGGGCGAGTCGATGGCCATGGGGTTGAGGCGCATGACTCGGTCAAAGGCACTGGGGTGCTGGGCGACGAGCCCCATCTCCTCGGCACTGAGGCGGTGCGGGTCCAGGTGGTGGCGCGGCGGCGGGCTGAAGAGCGGCGGCGTGCCGGGCAGGCGGCCCTCGCCGAAGCCCGGGTGCTCCCGCAGGATGGGGCCCGTCATGCGCAGCAGGTTGAAGGGGTTGCTGTCGCCCAGGAAATTCATGAGCGGGGACTGGGCCACGGCCTCGGGCCCGAGCGGCGGCGGGATGGTGAGCCGCGGCGTGAGCGAGCTGCTGGCCGGCCCGGGCTCCAGGTAGATGCGGAAGCCGTGCGTGTTCTGCGCGTGCTGCAGCAGGAACCACGCGCTGTTGAAGGGCTGCTTGCATGTTGTGCAAATGTAGCTGGAAGGCTCATCTTTACCTGGGGAGACACACggacagaaaggcagagagagcgtgagaagCGGACGGGGCGCGCGCGCTGCGGGGCCACGGACCTGAAGGCGCGCGGTGGGGATGtaggggggcggtgggggggggggggggtggggcagtggggggaggagcgCGAAGCGAGTCCCGGATCCGCGCGGCTCTGGAGGGCGGCCTCGGGGCCCCTTCGGAGCAGGCCGAGGCCGGCGACGTGTTGGACGCTCCGGCCAAGGCTCCACGGGGCTGGAAGGCTGAGGCAAGCTGGCTCCGTGGGCAGGTTGCCCCCGCGGAGCCCAGATCGGCCACACGACCTCAGCAAGCAACCCCAAATTCCTAGACTTCTGCTTGCTTTCCCTAAAGAAGAGGCGCTCTTATCCCCATTGCCTCAGAAGCCAAATGAGGCCGCGTTGGTGAGAATGACCGATGTCAATGAGAAAACAGCAGGGACACCACAACCGTGAGGGACCAGGGTTTTATCCACCAAGGCCACTGGTGACATTTGGATCTCGACGAccgtgttgggggagggggtcctgtgccctggcccccaccccctacAAGCCAGTCACACTCCCTCCCCCAGTTATGAGGATCACAGAACTCTCCAGGGGTTACCAAGTGTCCCCTGGTGGGGGCAAAACCGCAGctcaatgcccccccccccccccgccctttagAACCACTGGTTAGTCAACACTTGATCCAAGGAGGTTCTAAAACACACAAGTCACACTCAACTGCCTGGCAGACGTCGTTTTGAAGTGACATGGCTGATCCCTCTGCATCGTTTGGGATTTTTGCTACAGGACCTTCTAGGGTTTCACACACCACACTACATGCAGAAAGCACCATCAAATTTAAACGTGGATACGAAGGAACAGAAGGAATTCAGCATAAGAAGATCGCTGCTGTGTGGCAGCTGCCCCCCCATTCCTCCTATGGCCTCACACACGGAGGCCCCCCCATTCCTCCCATGGCCCTAACCACGGAAGCCGGCCTCCACCAGCCGCTGGGAGGGGGCTGGATAGGGGGCCACTGGCCTCCATGAAGTCCTTTGCCAGAATGCTAACCGCACGGGGGAATGTCAAATCTGATGGGGTGGTCAGGATGAATGGTGGCAAGTGTGGATTTGTTACATACTGGCTCCCGTGGCGTCGGAAGCAAATCGTAGTGGACACTTGTGGGCACTGAGCCAAAAACGTTACTGTCTTTGTCCATCATCGGGGCCGTCACAAAATGGAGGCTGAATGTTTCAGCCAGAACCTGTCTCGTggcctccctcctcaccctgcGGGCCAAACTCGCTGCCTTTTCCGTCTGAACCTCTGCTCGGGCTTCCTATAAAGGCGCAGGTGCGGGCGGGCCCTGCTTTCTACCCTGAGATTTGCTCGCTGGCcgggaaggaaaagagaacaagacATCACAGCCTCGATCTTGAAAAACCCCTTTTAAGAGCTTTCCTGTAGCTGGAAGCTCTTAACGCTGAGAAGGCATGGTAGCCGCAGACTCCCTGGAGAAGCCAAAGGTGCAGATGGATTTCCACGCCCCAAGTCAGGAAGATGACGTGAGAACACAGTGCAGTGCAGAGTGGAGAAGACCCCTCCGTCTCGACCTTTCCCCCAAAGACTTGAGGACTTCTGAAATCCCATGcagagatttgtttttattttgacttgttCGAATTATGTTTCCGGAGGACTTCATGCTTAGCTGTAAAAAGCAAGCGACTCAAAGACCCAACGGCCCGAGTCCTACGCAGGGTAGGCCGGACAGCTTCGGGGCGCAGTGTGCGCACATCCCATGGCGCCAGGTGGAGATCCTCCCAGACCACACAGCCAACCGGGCCAGATCACCCCCCACCGGCAACCAAGACGTGCGTTCCAGGTTTGGTGTCCTCCAAGAATCATCAGTCCACTCTCGTCTCCTAGTCTGTATATACATGTGTGGTGGCAAGGACACCAGCAGGCAGGGGGGAAGGacggagaagaaaaaaaagaattctgagcTTCAACTTCGCTTCGCTTTTAAAACCAGCTCAAGTAGATCCGCTGAGGCAATTCTCGTCCTCCGGTGTGTCCAGTACGTCTGGGTAATTCAGTTCCCCGTGTTGGGAGTCCCTGAGGAGACTTTTGCCCACCTGGAAAATGCCCAAGGCCCTGGGCCGCCATGTTTCTCCCGGGAGGCCGTTCAGCAGGACCGGCCCTGGGCCTTCCCTTCCAGCACACGTCCCTCAGCTGGCAAAGACGACGCCATCTCCCGTCCTAGCTTATTAGTTAATGTACTTGGGAGAACAGAACCCTTCGCCTCACACTGCCTCACAAGAGAGCTGGCCAGAAGCCATAATATTTAGAGTCCCGCTCAAATCCTTTTCTAGAGCAAGGCAGAATAAATACGTAATAAATaacaagaagataaataaaatgtccctTTCTGACGCGGGAGCTAATAACGCAAATGAAGTGCCACATCCCACAAGGTCATAGATCTTCAAATTAAAGAGCGTTTCTGTACCCTTCACCTTGGCTTCGGAATCTCTAATCGATTTATGGCACACAGCTGTTCTTCATGTTTTTAAGTGGGGCCACCTCcttccgcctcccccccccccaactctttGTTCATCATCTTCGTTCCTTGGGCTTCAACTCCAGAGCACTTCCTGTTTCTTGTTCTGATGGCCACACGTTTTCTAAACGTTCCACCGCCGGTGCGGGAGGGGGATGTCAGAAGAAAACGCAGAACTCCCTGGCAGGCCAGGAATAAAGACTGCTCTTCAGCCGAAATGGCCgatgaaaacatttttgtaactCAAAATGGCAGCTGCTGGGAAGCATGTAGCTACATGTTCTAAAGAGCTCAGATGTTTCCActtctgaaaaggaaagaaaagggaaaaaacaaaaaaaaaaagatgcccccTAAAATTCTGGAGCGGCTGAAAGAGGGGGTCACCTGTCCGTAAACCACTGTCAGGTGGGGAAGAGCTAGGCGTCTGTCACATCAGACCCCAGGGCCACTCCTCACGCCGGAGGAAGCCCTTTCTTTTCCCGCTCCCCTGAATGAACCGCTGTGGTTCGGCTCCCAGACTTTCCTCCTCGCGGAGGCAAGACTGCCAGGGACGGCCTTCCCGGGACCTGACAGCTTCTGACTTTTCTAAAAATCTCACAGCCCTCAGAGGCCCTCCCTAGACGAGTCCCTTTCCACTctccccaaccttttttttttttttttgtaataaaacgTTCATTTCCACATTACCAGTTCACGGTTCTCTCTTGCCTTGAAGTAGCCTTGAGCACTAGGGGCTGCTCACTTTTCACAAGTGAACAGTGTCAGAAGTCTTTGAAGAGCCACTCAGAACATTTTTCTATTCGAAAACTCGCTAAATATTTTACACTCGCGGCCTACCAGTCACGGACACCTCATTTTTTTAGACGCAAGGGAAGACTCTTGTCCAAAgggccagcccccctcccctcccctcccctcccctcccagggacCAGAGGTGATGATCCCCTCCCTCCTCAAGCTCAGGGCCACCTGCCCAGAGGCGAGCCGGAGGCTCCATGAGGCGATGACTTTGCCAGCAGCCCAGACAGGATCCACTTCCCACCACgctgctgctggggctgctgaGGTTCCGAGTGACAGGTGGATGCCTAGATTATTCTGAACTGACGTCAGACCCGGCCTAGAGACCTAGAAATGTCAGCTGTACTTGCATCACTAAATCAGGCTTGGCAACTCAGAAGCCAGGGCCCGTGTCTgtccttgcttgcttgcttccttcctcagACATTTTTACTCCTCAGTTGGCAGAAACCCAGACTGGAGCTTCTTCGCTTTAACGGCTCTAAAGGCAGTCCTTATGTTTTTCTGAAGTTCGAAACCCTCCCTTCCCACGAGCCTGGACGGCGGCATGGGTTCACACCTCTGCCTTGACATTTCCAGCTCAGTGAAGTCGATCAGATCACAACCTCcttgagcctcggtttcctcatcagtagaatgggaataataacgCCTGCCTCCAAAGAGGGCTGGAGGTATCCAATGAGACCCTGTATGTGGACACACGCCGTAAATCGCGCACCACTGTGCAGAAGTTTGTAGGTTTTGGTGTTTAGTGTTCATCCTCGTACCTGGCAGGTGCATCCACGTTTCAACGATGCCTTTCTGTGTAAGTCTGGCAGTAATGAAACCTGGGAGGAATTGTAACGCGGCCTGCCTAATGCATTAGAGGTTCCGGGGAAGTGAGAACTTGCAAACGTCGAGGAAACATCATTTTTCATTGTGCCTCTTGGGAACCGACAGGCAACTGGACTCTTGCAGATGAAATGAGAGTCTCCCTCTGCCaggaggggttttgttttgttttgtttcgtttttaatGAGCATTTAAATAATTGTTCCTCCTTGGTATGCCGGTTACTCTAATAACACCAATAAAGGTATTGGGGATGTTCAATAAAAAAACACAccttggggcgccggggtggctcagtcggttgagc includes:
- the BCL11B gene encoding B-cell lymphoma/leukemia 11B isoform X2 encodes the protein MSRRKQGNPQHLSQRELITQADHVEAAILEEDEGLEIEEPSSLGLMVGGPDPDLLTCGQCQMNFPLGDILVFIEHKKKQCGGSLGACYDKGLDKGSPPPSSRSELRKVSEPVEIGIQVTPDEDDHLVSPTKGICPKQENIAGPCRPAQLPATAPIAASSHPHSSVITPPLRTLGAPPPCFPLPCCSARPVSGDGTQGEGQTEAPFGCQCQLSGKDEPSSYICTTCKQPFNSAWFLLQHAQNTHGFRIYLEPGPASSSLTPRLTIPPPLGPEAVAQSPLMNFLGDSNPFNLLRMTGPILREHPGFGEGRLPGTPPLFSPPPRHHLDPHRLSAEEMGLVAQHPSAFDRVMRLNPMAIDSPAMDFSRRLRELAGNSSTPPPVSPGRGNPMHRLLNPFQPSPKSPFLSTPPLPPMPPGGTPPPQPPAKSKSCEFCGKTFKFQSNLIVHRRSHTGEKPYKCQLCDHACSQASKLKRHMKTHMHKAGSLAGRSDDGLSAASSPEPGTSELAGEGLKAADGDFRHHESDPSLGHEPEEEDEEEEEEEEELLLENESRPESSFSMDSELSRNRENGGGGVAGVAGAGGVGGAAKTLADEKALVLGKVMENVGLGALPQYGELLADKPKRGAFLKRAPGGGDAGDDDDAGGCGDAGPGGAVNGRGGGFAPGAEPFPGLFPRKPAPLPSPGLNSAAKRIKVEKDLELPPATLIPSENVYSQWLVGYAASRHFMKDPFLGFTDARQSPFATSSEHSSENGSLRFSTPPGDLLDGGLSGRSGTASGGSTPHLGGPGPGRPSSKEGRRSDTCEYCGKVFKNCSNLTVHRRSHTGERPYKCELCNYACAQSSKLTRHMKTHGQIGKEVYRCDICQMPFSVYSTLEKHMKKWHGEHLLTNDVKIEQAERS
- the BCL11B gene encoding B-cell lymphoma/leukemia 11B isoform X1, encoding MSRRKQGNPQHLSQRELITPEADHVEAAILEEDEGLEIEEPSSLGLMVGGPDPDLLTCGQCQMNFPLGDILVFIEHKKKQCGGSLGACYDKGLDKGSPPPSSRSELRKVSEPVEIGIQVTPDEDDHLVSPTKGICPKQENIAGPCRPAQLPATAPIAASSHPHSSVITPPLRTLGAPPPCFPLPCCSARPVSGDGTQGEGQTEAPFGCQCQLSGKDEPSSYICTTCKQPFNSAWFLLQHAQNTHGFRIYLEPGPASSSLTPRLTIPPPLGPEAVAQSPLMNFLGDSNPFNLLRMTGPILREHPGFGEGRLPGTPPLFSPPPRHHLDPHRLSAEEMGLVAQHPSAFDRVMRLNPMAIDSPAMDFSRRLRELAGNSSTPPPVSPGRGNPMHRLLNPFQPSPKSPFLSTPPLPPMPPGGTPPPQPPAKSKSCEFCGKTFKFQSNLIVHRRSHTGEKPYKCQLCDHACSQASKLKRHMKTHMHKAGSLAGRSDDGLSAASSPEPGTSELAGEGLKAADGDFRHHESDPSLGHEPEEEDEEEEEEEEELLLENESRPESSFSMDSELSRNRENGGGGVAGVAGAGGVGGAAKTLADEKALVLGKVMENVGLGALPQYGELLADKPKRGAFLKRAPGGGDAGDDDDAGGCGDAGPGGAVNGRGGGFAPGAEPFPGLFPRKPAPLPSPGLNSAAKRIKVEKDLELPPATLIPSENVYSQWLVGYAASRHFMKDPFLGFTDARQSPFATSSEHSSENGSLRFSTPPGDLLDGGLSGRSGTASGGSTPHLGGPGPGRPSSKEGRRSDTCEYCGKVFKNCSNLTVHRRSHTGERPYKCELCNYACAQSSKLTRHMKTHGQIGKEVYRCDICQMPFSVYSTLEKHMKKWHGEHLLTNDVKIEQAERS
- the BCL11B gene encoding B-cell lymphoma/leukemia 11B isoform X3, with amino-acid sequence MSRRKQGNPQHLSQRELITPEADHVEAAILEEDEGLEIEEPSSLGLMVGGPDPDLLTCGQCQMNFPLGDILVFIEHKKKQCGGSLGACYDKGLDKGSPPPSSRSELRKVSEPVEIGIQVTPDEDDHLVSPTKGICPKQENIAGKDEPSSYICTTCKQPFNSAWFLLQHAQNTHGFRIYLEPGPASSSLTPRLTIPPPLGPEAVAQSPLMNFLGDSNPFNLLRMTGPILREHPGFGEGRLPGTPPLFSPPPRHHLDPHRLSAEEMGLVAQHPSAFDRVMRLNPMAIDSPAMDFSRRLRELAGNSSTPPPVSPGRGNPMHRLLNPFQPSPKSPFLSTPPLPPMPPGGTPPPQPPAKSKSCEFCGKTFKFQSNLIVHRRSHTGEKPYKCQLCDHACSQASKLKRHMKTHMHKAGSLAGRSDDGLSAASSPEPGTSELAGEGLKAADGDFRHHESDPSLGHEPEEEDEEEEEEEEELLLENESRPESSFSMDSELSRNRENGGGGVAGVAGAGGVGGAAKTLADEKALVLGKVMENVGLGALPQYGELLADKPKRGAFLKRAPGGGDAGDDDDAGGCGDAGPGGAVNGRGGGFAPGAEPFPGLFPRKPAPLPSPGLNSAAKRIKVEKDLELPPATLIPSENVYSQWLVGYAASRHFMKDPFLGFTDARQSPFATSSEHSSENGSLRFSTPPGDLLDGGLSGRSGTASGGSTPHLGGPGPGRPSSKEGRRSDTCEYCGKVFKNCSNLTVHRRSHTGERPYKCELCNYACAQSSKLTRHMKTHGQIGKEVYRCDICQMPFSVYSTLEKHMKKWHGEHLLTNDVKIEQAERS
- the BCL11B gene encoding B-cell lymphoma/leukemia 11B isoform X4, whose amino-acid sequence is MSRRKQGNPQHLSQRELITQADHVEAAILEEDEGLEIEEPSSLGLMVGGPDPDLLTCGQCQMNFPLGDILVFIEHKKKQCGGSLGACYDKGLDKGSPPPSSRSELRKVSEPVEIGIQVTPDEDDHLVSPTKGICPKQENIAGKDEPSSYICTTCKQPFNSAWFLLQHAQNTHGFRIYLEPGPASSSLTPRLTIPPPLGPEAVAQSPLMNFLGDSNPFNLLRMTGPILREHPGFGEGRLPGTPPLFSPPPRHHLDPHRLSAEEMGLVAQHPSAFDRVMRLNPMAIDSPAMDFSRRLRELAGNSSTPPPVSPGRGNPMHRLLNPFQPSPKSPFLSTPPLPPMPPGGTPPPQPPAKSKSCEFCGKTFKFQSNLIVHRRSHTGEKPYKCQLCDHACSQASKLKRHMKTHMHKAGSLAGRSDDGLSAASSPEPGTSELAGEGLKAADGDFRHHESDPSLGHEPEEEDEEEEEEEEELLLENESRPESSFSMDSELSRNRENGGGGVAGVAGAGGVGGAAKTLADEKALVLGKVMENVGLGALPQYGELLADKPKRGAFLKRAPGGGDAGDDDDAGGCGDAGPGGAVNGRGGGFAPGAEPFPGLFPRKPAPLPSPGLNSAAKRIKVEKDLELPPATLIPSENVYSQWLVGYAASRHFMKDPFLGFTDARQSPFATSSEHSSENGSLRFSTPPGDLLDGGLSGRSGTASGGSTPHLGGPGPGRPSSKEGRRSDTCEYCGKVFKNCSNLTVHRRSHTGERPYKCELCNYACAQSSKLTRHMKTHGQIGKEVYRCDICQMPFSVYSTLEKHMKKWHGEHLLTNDVKIEQAERS